The DNA sequence CTTTTTAGAGATAGTCCTATATTACAGATTGAAGTAGATTCTGGTAATCAGAAATGGGTTTCTGTTGATGATGGTGGAGTCTTTTATTTGAGTTCAAATGGTGAACAAACCTTACAGCAGTTTACCAAAGCTAATTCACCTCTTCCAACTAATAGTGTGACCGACATTAAAGTGGACAGTAAAACTGGAAAAGTATATTTTGTTACTTTGGATGGAGTAGTCGTTTACCAAGGTGATGTTTTGGAAGTCACTGAAAACTTCGGCGATGTTTTGGTATATCCAAATCCTGTCGTTTACGCTCAGTATAAAGGCAATGTCCGTATTCGTGGTTTAGCTGCTAAAACAAATATTAGAATTACTGATGCAGCTGGGAATTTAGTTCATCAAGCCGTAGCACGGGGTGGATCGTATGAGTGGAATCTTGCTAATCATCGTGGTGTACGTGTCGCCTCTGGGATTTATTTTGTCTTAATGACCAATGAAGATGGAACAGATACCGCTACTGCTAAAATTGCTGTGGTTAATTAATGCAAACTCAAAACTGCTTTCTTCTTTCTTATTTAAAATATGGTGACAACGATGCAGTCTTGCATTGTTTCTCCCTGGAAAATGGTTTTCAAAGTTTCTTTGCAAAAGGAATTTATTCTGCCAGGAATAAAATGAAACCTTATCTCTTTCCACTAAATTTATTGAATATAACTGTTTCGAAAGTCGTTGCAGAAAATAGAATACCCCGTATTTCTAAAATTGAACTAGCTCCGGATCATTATGATTTTGATGAGGTTACCATGAATTCGATTTTGTTTTTTACAGCTGATTTTCTACATCAGGTTTTACGGGAGGAAGGAAAAAATCTAGTACTCTTTAACCAAATAGAAACGGTAAGAAAGGAAATTAGTATTCAGAATTACGATGCTTATTTGGTTTTTATTTTTAAGTTTCTTTCCATTTCAGGAGTTGCACCACTTTATGGTGATCAAAAGTTTTTAAATCCGGAAAGTGGTGTTTTTGAAGATGCTATTTCTCATCCATTTTTTGATGAATCTATTTCTGCTTTGTGGAAAAGATTTTCAAATACTACCAACGGTTATGAAATACGTCTTAAGCGGGATGATAGAAGCTCTTTTTTGGACTCGCTGATGATTTACTGCCGCATTCACATTAATGGTTTTTATACACCGAATTCATTAGCTGTCGTTCGCCAGATTTTTGAATAAGCTAAAAGTTTTTAGACCTAAAAAAAGTTCCTTGCAATAAGGAACTTTGTCTTTTTTTATAAACCGTAATTTTTAACGTGGAGTTGTTTTGTAAACTTGAAAGTTAAATACAAAACTTCTGTCTTTAAAAGAAATACCGCTATAGTTGAAATGAGCGTCACGGGCAAAAGCTGCACGGGAAGGAACGATGATTACCCCTTGCAAATTATAATTGCTTTCGTCAGGAATATCATATGCTTTAAATTTCTGTAATGCTTCTTTGAATCCTTCGATTTCGTAGAAACTTCTTTGTTTCGCCAAATCTAAGGTAGCATTATCCAAAACAGATTGTTTTACATTGTAATATGCAGGATCAACTTCTGGAATACCTGAACCGGCAATCGTATTTCTAAAAACGTAAGGGGAGGTATAAGCAACGACATTATCAGTATTTGTTGCAACATAAGTCACCGTAGTGGTCATCAAACGTAAAATGTCTGTACTGCCAATATCTTTCCCAGGTGTAGGTTGAGCATTTGGTCTCACCACATAAATAACACCAGATGGAAGGGTGATAGGACTTAAACTTGCAAGTTTAACTTGAGTAGTATCAGTTGCGACATAGTCTTTTAAGTTTCCTTTTGCATCAAAAGCATG is a window from the Kaistella flava (ex Peng et al. 2021) genome containing:
- the recO gene encoding DNA repair protein RecO — its product is MQTQNCFLLSYLKYGDNDAVLHCFSLENGFQSFFAKGIYSARNKMKPYLFPLNLLNITVSKVVAENRIPRISKIELAPDHYDFDEVTMNSILFFTADFLHQVLREEGKNLVLFNQIETVRKEISIQNYDAYLVFIFKFLSISGVAPLYGDQKFLNPESGVFEDAISHPFFDESISALWKRFSNTTNGYEIRLKRDDRSSFLDSLMIYCRIHINGFYTPNSLAVVRQIFE